The Flavobacterium psychrotrophum region AAGCAGAGAAACTTTAATCTTATTAAGCCATTTTGGTCTAAAAACTCATTATCAGTTTTTGATAACACGATATATATTAACCGTATCAGAAATTACATGTACCATATAAATACCGCTGCTTAACGGCTGTGAAATATTTGAAGTATTCAGTTCGAAATAATCTTCCTTAGTCGTTTTATCAGAAAACATGAGTTTACCTGTAATATCATAAAGCGCTACCAGTTTCTCTCCAATTGTATTTCCTAACGGAATATTTACAACATTAGTAAACGGTACAGGATAGGGCTTTGCGCCTGCCCTTGCAATACTTTCATTTGCACCCGGTGCTGCCATCCTCATTCCTGAACCTGTTGCAATAATAGGTGCCGCATAGCCAAATAATTCTATTTCGGCTACCTGTAATGTAGTACCGGAATTATTGGTCATATTCAGCCTGAAGTATTTAAAACTTTTATTATTGGTAAATGTAAACGTCCTTTTTTGGGTGCGTGAAGCAAAATCTTCGCCAGTACGTGTATCAATCGTTGTCCATGCCGAGCTATCATTAGAGCCTTGCAGTGTCCAGTTTAACGGATCCCTTTCCGGCGCATCGTTACCCGATGTAATGCTGTAGCTGTTTAGTATGTAGCTTGTAATACCCTCATAAGTTACATATGCCGAAGCATGAAACGTAAGATATTTTGTGGCACTGCTATTATCGATAATCTTGCTCACTACTTCGGCAGCAGGAGAATCATTATACTGCGATGTAATAGTCCCGCCAAGATCAGTAATATCAACATTACTTACAGGTGTTCCATACACCTCCAGTTCTTTAATAGAATAGCCCCATATTGTAGGGCGTTGTGTGCCATAAATGCGCACATAGCGTGCTATATCGGCCAAGGCGGCATGATTATTAACTTCGTCAGCATTATTTTTTATTGATTTGATGGTCTGCCAGTTAGTACCATCATGCGAAACCTGGATAAGGTAAGCTGAGGCTTTAGCAGTTTCCCAGGTAATTTTTATCTGGTTTATTTCATATGATGCCCCCAGGTCTACAGATAGCCACTGAGGGTCGCTGTATGGGCTCTCCCAGCGGGTAGCTGTAGTGCCGTCTACCGCATAACTGGCCTGATTAGTACCATAAGTGCCCGAAACCGTTACTGCTTTGTTCAGCGCCAGGTTATCTGCCCCGGTATTGCTGGTATATGGCGAGAGCCCCAGAAGGTCAGTCTGGATGTAGCGCTGCCTATACCAAAATTTATCTTTCCAGGCATCACTCCACCCCTCCCATGAGTTTACAGAGTATGATATCTGGAATTTACCGTTAGGTAACTGGTGGTGTATGTTAGGCAGGTACCACCAGTATTGCTCATCGTCCGGTATGGTGTAAATTGTTTGCGCTGTAGTCCATGGGCCCTGAGGGCTTTGTGCAAAAGATACCTTTACATCCCTGCTTAGTACCGGCATAGATATCTGGGCATAATTGCCTTTTTGCAGTTTGATAAAGCTTTCTGCTCCAACAGGATTTACAGATTGCGACTGGCTTACATCGGTTACCCAGGTGCTGCCATTATAAAAACGCCAGGTACCTTTAGTACCCAACAGGTCGCCTTTAGCACAACGGGCTACGTGTGTATACCTGTCCCAGGTGCCCACGTTTATTGTTTTATACAAATAGATATAATTACCGTCTTTAAAAAAAGACTCATAGCCATTTGTAAAACTTTGTTGCTTGGTAATACCTTCCAGCACAAGACCCGGATAAGAAAGCGTTGCTACATATGTTCTGTTTGTGGCAACAGCTCCTGCGCTTTCATTTAAAAGTTCTACAAGGTAAACCAGTATTTTATTCTGGTCGAGTATTGCGTCGCCTACCCAGTAAAAGTTGTCAACTCCGGGACTGGGCGATGCCTCTATAGATTCGAAATAGCGTGTTGTAGTACTCTGGCTACCGGAATACCTGCTGTGAAGCAGTCCGTCAGCTTCTTCCACAACCATTGCATTTCGCAAGAACTTTGCACCGGAATTGTGAAATTCATTGTCTGTAATATCATTTGTGCCATAGAACGAGTCGTTGAAAAAATAAGCTATCCTTCCGTCAGGTAGTTGCAACGAAATATCATTATCGCCTGCTGTCCAGCCCCATCCGGCAGCATAAGAGGCATTCCATTTAAAGGTTTGCTCTACATCAATAACGCCGCTATCCTGGTCTAATATTTCTACCCCATCAATATAATAGGTTGCCGCATTTTGATAGAAAAAGTTAAGGGTAAGCGCTGTAGAGAGTGTTTTAAACGGCAGGT contains the following coding sequences:
- a CDS encoding galactose-binding domain-containing protein, giving the protein MKQRYLFALAIAFVFVCSGYAQIISNGGFENGVTSSWSNSFSSGQATFSSETTEFREGTKSLKVVVTQAGSTQEAIKSTNTTFTDTPKDTYLVRFWAKASADADLYVSVAGNETQKVHYKIRPHWKLYHLPFKTLSTALTLNFFYQNAATYYIDGVEILDQDSGVIDVEQTFKWNASYAAGWGWTAGDNDISLQLPDGRIAYFFNDSFYGTNDITDNEFHNSGAKFLRNAMVVEEADGLLHSRYSGSQSTTTRYFESIEASPSPGVDNFYWVGDAILDQNKILVYLVELLNESAGAVATNRTYVATLSYPGLVLEGITKQQSFTNGYESFFKDGNYIYLYKTINVGTWDRYTHVARCAKGDLLGTKGTWRFYNGSTWVTDVSQSQSVNPVGAESFIKLQKGNYAQISMPVLSRDVKVSFAQSPQGPWTTAQTIYTIPDDEQYWWYLPNIHHQLPNGKFQISYSVNSWEGWSDAWKDKFWYRQRYIQTDLLGLSPYTSNTGADNLALNKAVTVSGTYGTNQASYAVDGTTATRWESPYSDPQWLSVDLGASYEINQIKITWETAKASAYLIQVSHDGTNWQTIKSIKNNADEVNNHAALADIARYVRIYGTQRPTIWGYSIKELEVYGTPVSNVDITDLGGTITSQYNDSPAAEVVSKIIDNSSATKYLTFHASAYVTYEGITSYILNSYSITSGNDAPERDPLNWTLQGSNDSSAWTTIDTRTGEDFASRTQKRTFTFTNNKSFKYFRLNMTNNSGTTLQVAEIELFGYAAPIIATGSGMRMAAPGANESIARAGAKPYPVPFTNVVNIPLGNTIGEKLVALYDITGKLMFSDKTTKEDYFELNTSNISQPLSSGIYMVHVISDTVNIYRVIKN